The nucleotide window ATGATTATAGCTCCTGGCGTAGAAACAGTAGGTGAATTAGAGTTTATTGAGTATATGAAAAAGGCTCAAACAGATAAATCTATTGCGATAATTGATTCTAGAAAACCAGGATGGAGTGCAAAACTAAGAATTCCAGGTTCAATTAATGTTCCATTTACAAACTTCAATGAAAAAGAGACTGCTATTGAGTGGATGGAAGATGAAATGGGTGTGATTGATAATGATGGAAAATTAGATTTTTCAGAAGCAAAAACTGTTGTTTTATATTGTAATGGTTATTGGTGTGGACAAACACCAGCAATGGTTAAAAAAGCTAAATACTCACTTTTAAACATGGGATATCCAGCTGAAAAAATCAAATACTACAGAGGTGGAATGCAAGCTTGGACTTCACTAGGATTTACTGTAGTAGGAAGTGGAAAATAGTTTTAAAAAGTTGTCAAAAATTAAAAGAGGATTTATAAATGAGTAAATTAAGTAGAAGAGAGTTTGTTTATATGATGGCAGTACTTGGTACTGCTCCTGTTTTTGCAAATTCTCATACAAGAATGACAAATACAAATAAAATGGAAGACTACTATAAGTTAAAGCCATTTGGTAATGCAAGATTTATGCATATGACTGACTCTCATGCACAGTTACTTCCTGTATATTTTAGAGAACCAAGTGTTAACTTAGGTTTTTATAGTAATTATGGAAAACCTCCTCATATTGTTGGAGAAAAGTTTTTAGATTATTATGGAATTAAAGATAATAAAAGATTAACTTACGCATTAACTTGTGTTGATTTTGAGAAACATGCAAAAGTAATGGGTAGAACAGGTGGTTTTGCTCAAATTAAAACTGTAGTTGATTTTTTAAGAAAAAGTTTTGGCGAAGATAAAACTTTATTACTAGATGGTGGAGATACTTGGCAAGGTAGTGCAACTGCTCTATATACTAGGGGTAAAGATATGGTTGGTGCTATGAACTTATTAGGTGTTGATGTTGCTGTTGGACACTGGGAATTTACATATAAAGCACAAGAAGTTTTAGATAATATAAAATTGTTAGATGCTGAATTCTTAGCACAAAACGTTAAAGTAAAAGAAGATGCATTATTCAATGAAACTGAAATTGCACAACAAGCTTATAGTGAAGATACAGGTCATGCATTTAAACCATATACTATTAAGAAAATGGGTAATGCAAGAGTAGCAGTTATAGGTCAAGCTTTCCCTTATACTACTATTGCAAATCCACAAAGATTTATTCCTGATTGGTCATTCTCTATTAATGATGAAGGAATGCAAGAATTAGTTGATGAAGTAAGAGAAACTGAAAAACCAGATGCTGTAATTGTTCTTTCTCACAATGGTTATGATACTGATAAAAAAATGGCAGAAGTTGTTACTGGTATTGATTTTATTATGGGTGGACATACTCATGATGGTGTACCTGAAGCATATCCTGTTAAAAATGAAGAGGGTGTTACATATGTTTGTAATGCTGGTTCAAATGGTAAATTTTTAAATGTTCTTGATTTAGATATACAAAATGGAAAAATCAAAGATTTTAAGTTTACTTTATTACCTATCTTCTCTGATTTAATTCCTGAAGATAAACAAATGAAAAAATATATTGAAGATGTAAGAGCTCCTTATAAAAAAGATTTAAATAGAGTAATTGCAACTACTGAACAAACACTGTTTAGAAGAGGTAACTTCAATGGTTCTTGGGACCAAATTATTTGTGATGCTTTAATGGATGTAAAAGGTGCTGATATCTCTTTATCACCTGGATTTAGATGGGGTACCTCTGTAATTCCAGGTCAAGACATTACTTTTGATGATTTAATGACTCAAACAGCCATGACTTATCCAGAAACATATGCAAGAGATATTTCAGGTAAAGATATTAAGCTTATTTTAGAAGATGTTGCAGATAACTTATTCAATGAAGATCCATTCTATCAACAAGGTGGAGATATGGTAAGAACAGGTGGAATTTCTTATAGAATTAATCCAACTGCTAAAATCGGGGAAAGAATTTCTGATATCACACTTACTAAAAATGGTCATAAACTTGAAGCAAATAAATCTTATAAAGTTGCAGGTTGGTCAACTGTTGGTTCTAAATCACCAGGTGAACCAGTATGGGAAACTGTAGAGACATATTTACAAAATGTTAAGCATATTGCTAATTTAAAAATAGATACTCCAGATATCGTTGGTATAAAAGGTAATCCTGGAATTGTTTAATAGTTTCAAAATGATAAAACATAAAGGAATACTCCTTTATGTTTTTGATTTATAAAGTATTTAAAAAAGTATTTTATAAATCAAAAGAAGGATAAAAAATGATTAAAAAGGCCTTTATAGTTATATTTGCCTGTTTTATATCTACAAGTTTATTTGCAGATTTTAAAGAGGGTAAAAAACTTTTTGAACAAAAATGTGCCCAATGTCATAAAGGATATATTTCATTTAAAAAACTAAAAGAAAATTTTTATGAGAGAAATAACCAATTATTAAATTTAGAGATACCTACAGAAAATATGCTTGCTTGGGCTATTATAGACAGTAGTAGAAAAATTGGTGATCCAAATGACGAAGAAATGAGGC belongs to Arcobacter sp. CECT 8983 and includes:
- a CDS encoding rhodanese-like domain-containing protein, encoding MTILKKLLTASAIFAVCSTSVIAEGDSKFVPISKGVKSIEMNLNGEKFTLMRNQKAENTISELYNTTNRGAPQPMIIAPGVETVGELEFIEYMKKAQTDKSIAIIDSRKPGWSAKLRIPGSINVPFTNFNEKETAIEWMEDEMGVIDNDGKLDFSEAKTVVLYCNGYWCGQTPAMVKKAKYSLLNMGYPAEKIKYYRGGMQAWTSLGFTVVGSGK
- the soxB gene encoding thiosulfohydrolase SoxB translates to MSKLSRREFVYMMAVLGTAPVFANSHTRMTNTNKMEDYYKLKPFGNARFMHMTDSHAQLLPVYFREPSVNLGFYSNYGKPPHIVGEKFLDYYGIKDNKRLTYALTCVDFEKHAKVMGRTGGFAQIKTVVDFLRKSFGEDKTLLLDGGDTWQGSATALYTRGKDMVGAMNLLGVDVAVGHWEFTYKAQEVLDNIKLLDAEFLAQNVKVKEDALFNETEIAQQAYSEDTGHAFKPYTIKKMGNARVAVIGQAFPYTTIANPQRFIPDWSFSINDEGMQELVDEVRETEKPDAVIVLSHNGYDTDKKMAEVVTGIDFIMGGHTHDGVPEAYPVKNEEGVTYVCNAGSNGKFLNVLDLDIQNGKIKDFKFTLLPIFSDLIPEDKQMKKYIEDVRAPYKKDLNRVIATTEQTLFRRGNFNGSWDQIICDALMDVKGADISLSPGFRWGTSVIPGQDITFDDLMTQTAMTYPETYARDISGKDIKLILEDVADNLFNEDPFYQQGGDMVRTGGISYRINPTAKIGERISDITLTKNGHKLEANKSYKVAGWSTVGSKSPGEPVWETVETYLQNVKHIANLKIDTPDIVGIKGNPGIV